The Stomoxys calcitrans chromosome 3, idStoCalc2.1, whole genome shotgun sequence genome includes a region encoding these proteins:
- the LOC106090826 gene encoding uncharacterized protein LOC106090826 produces MMNWKTKQTFLIAIAFVLIVKANVVLSNNDCNLNYPASRTYPPTNRLLIRKCYDVGDNAVDDIRFIIVEKLDLFKLEYRILQAQYTGEGLLFEMESAKDVQQILDKASDLERNGCSLERTSKTFIDVEIK; encoded by the exons ATGATGAATTGGAAAactaaacaaacatttttaatagcGATTGCCTTTGTTTTAATTGTTAAAGCAAATG TGGTATTGTCCAACAATGACTGCAATTTAAATTACCCCGCCTCGAGAACCTACCCCCCGACAAACCGGCTATTGATACGGAAATGCTATGACGTTGGTGATAATGCTGTTGACGACATTCGTTTCATTATTGTAGAGAAACTGGATTTGTTCAAATTGGAATATCGAATACTACAAGCTCAGTATACGGGCGAAGGCCTTTTATTTGAAATGGAAAGCGCAAAAGATGTTCAGCAAATATTAGACAAAGCCTCCGATTTGGAAAGAAACGGCTGTTCCTTAGAGAGAACATCCAAAACTTTTATAGATGTGGAGATAAAGTAA